In Alphaproteobacteria bacterium, a genomic segment contains:
- the xseA gene encoding exodeoxyribonuclease VII large subunit → MPEISAEPAPNLPEYSVSELSSALKRTVEDAYSYVRVRGEVSGFKRAASGHLYLALKDEDAVLDGVCWRGVAGRLAVKPEDGMEVIATGKLTTYPGRSKYQIVIESMELAGEGALLKMLEERRRRLAAEGLFDDARKKPIPYLPAVIGVVTSPTGAVIRDILHRLADRFPRHVLLAPVLVQGNTAAAQVVAAIEGFNRLAAGGDIPRPDVLIVARGGGSLEDLWAFNEEIVVRAVAASDIPVISAVGHETDTTLIDFASDRRAPTPTAAAEMAVPVRAELLQDVMDVARRMVGGMTRLIDRRQMQVDGLARGLPDVSGLLGVQMQRLDVAAERFANGGARLVTQRQQAVALLAARLKSPDQVIGAAASRVESEVRAMQAAVARLLGRQDDRFAGVAARLSVAPVNRAMRDGRETLDDLSHRLAQGMRRPLDDARGRVNQLGGLLESYSFERVLERGFVVVRDEKNEPVTSAKRTKPGDVVTLQFAKKERAQAVISGSGTRPRTRAKAKPPEEQGKLL, encoded by the coding sequence ATGCCTGAAATTTCCGCCGAACCCGCGCCCAATCTTCCCGAATACTCCGTATCGGAGCTGTCCAGCGCGCTCAAGCGGACAGTCGAGGACGCCTATTCCTATGTCCGGGTGCGGGGGGAGGTTTCGGGCTTCAAACGCGCCGCTTCCGGCCATCTGTACCTGGCGCTGAAGGATGAGGATGCGGTGCTGGACGGGGTGTGCTGGCGCGGCGTTGCGGGGCGGCTGGCGGTCAAACCCGAAGACGGCATGGAAGTGATCGCGACGGGGAAACTGACGACCTATCCCGGCCGCTCGAAATACCAGATCGTGATCGAATCGATGGAGCTGGCGGGCGAGGGCGCGCTGCTCAAGATGCTGGAGGAAAGGCGTCGCAGGCTCGCCGCCGAAGGGCTGTTCGACGACGCGCGCAAGAAGCCGATTCCCTATCTGCCGGCGGTGATCGGCGTCGTGACCTCGCCGACCGGCGCGGTGATTCGCGATATCCTGCATCGGCTCGCCGACCGGTTCCCCCGCCATGTCCTGCTGGCGCCGGTCCTGGTGCAGGGCAATACGGCGGCGGCGCAGGTCGTGGCCGCTATCGAGGGATTCAACCGGCTGGCGGCGGGTGGCGATATCCCCCGGCCGGATGTGCTGATCGTCGCGCGGGGCGGCGGCAGCCTGGAGGATCTCTGGGCCTTCAACGAGGAAATCGTCGTGCGCGCCGTCGCCGCCTCCGACATTCCGGTGATTTCGGCGGTCGGGCATGAAACCGACACCACCCTGATCGACTTCGCATCGGACCGCCGCGCGCCGACGCCGACGGCGGCCGCCGAAATGGCGGTGCCCGTGCGGGCGGAACTGCTGCAGGATGTGATGGATGTGGCGCGGCGGATGGTCGGCGGCATGACGCGGCTGATCGACCGGCGGCAGATGCAGGTCGACGGGCTGGCGCGCGGCCTGCCGGATGTCAGCGGGCTGCTCGGCGTGCAGATGCAGCGGCTGGACGTGGCGGCGGAACGCTTCGCCAACGGGGGCGCCCGGCTGGTCACGCAGCGGCAGCAGGCGGTGGCGCTGCTCGCGGCGCGGCTGAAGAGCCCGGACCAGGTGATCGGCGCGGCGGCGAGCCGCGTGGAGAGCGAAGTCCGCGCCATGCAGGCGGCGGTCGCCCGGCTGCTGGGCCGCCAGGACGACAGGTTTGCCGGCGTCGCCGCGCGGCTGTCCGTCGCGCCGGTCAACCGCGCCATGCGGGACGGTCGGGAGACCCTCGACGACCTGTCGCATCGGCTGGCGCAGGGCATGCGCCGCCCGCTCGACGACGCCCGGGGCCGGGTGAACCAGCTGGGCGGGCTGCTGGAAAGCTATTCCTTCGAGCGCGTGCTGGAGCGCGGCTTCGTTGTCGTTCGCGATGAAAAAAACGAACCGGTCACTTCCGCGAAACGCACGAAGCCGGGAGACGTTGTGACGTTGCAGTTTGCAAAGAAGGAAAGGGCGCAAGCCGTGATATCCGGATCCGGCACAAGGCCCCGCACGAGGGCGAAGGCGAAACCGCCGGAAGAGCAGGGCAAACTGCTGTGA
- a CDS encoding M23 family metallopeptidase: MKLLGILLLMLVAPVADALELHGRMTQGGLIRGRTEPRAVAMLDGRTLRVSPNGDFIFGFNRDAPPKAILSVRLPDGTVTEKVLDVTPREYAIQRIDGLPAKMVTPPPEVLARIRAENEAIAAVRKSDRDATHFLGDWIRPADGPVTGVYGSQRILNGEPRQPHYGIDYAGPVGAPVVAPAPGVVVLARDDMYYTGGTLILDHGHGLTSAFLHLSRVEVKPGETVARGQRIGAIGATGRATGPHLDWRINWFDRRIDPALLLSPQPAN, from the coding sequence GTGAAGCTGCTCGGCATCCTGCTGCTGATGCTGGTCGCGCCTGTCGCCGATGCGCTGGAACTGCACGGGCGGATGACGCAGGGCGGCCTGATTCGCGGCAGGACCGAACCGCGCGCGGTGGCGATGCTGGATGGCCGGACCCTGCGGGTTTCGCCGAACGGCGATTTCATCTTCGGCTTCAACCGGGACGCGCCGCCGAAGGCGATCCTGTCGGTTCGCCTGCCCGATGGGACCGTGACCGAGAAGGTCCTGGACGTGACGCCGCGTGAATACGCGATCCAGCGGATTGACGGGCTGCCGGCGAAAATGGTGACGCCGCCGCCCGAAGTGCTGGCGCGGATCAGGGCGGAGAACGAAGCGATCGCCGCGGTGCGGAAAAGCGACCGCGACGCCACGCACTTCCTCGGCGACTGGATCCGGCCGGCGGACGGCCCGGTAACCGGCGTCTATGGCAGCCAGCGAATCCTGAACGGCGAGCCCCGCCAGCCGCATTACGGTATCGATTATGCGGGACCGGTCGGCGCGCCCGTGGTCGCGCCCGCGCCGGGCGTCGTCGTGCTGGCCCGGGACGATATGTATTACACCGGCGGCACGCTGATCCTGGATCACGGCCACGGGCTGACTTCCGCCTTCCTGCATTTGAGCAGGGTCGAGGTGAAACCGGGCGAAACGGTGGCGCGCGGCCAGCGTATCGGCGCCATCGGCGCGACGGGCCGTGCGACCGGCCCGCATCTGGACTGGCGCATCAACTGGTTCGACCGGCGGATAGACCCCGCCCTGCTGCTGTCGCCGCAGCCGGCGAATTAG
- the lpxK gene encoding tetraacyldisaccharide 4'-kinase, translating to MRAPEFWTRSGGPGLFLAPLGCAFAAVSGLRRRLATPWRAPVPVICVGNLVAGGAGKTPVALGLGLLLRERGRDIHFLSRGHGGRLAGPVRVDPARHTAREVGDEPLLLAELAPCWVARDRVAGAKAAIAAGADVIVMDDGFQNNALAKSLSLLVIDGGYGFGNGRVMPAGPLREPVAGGLARADAAIVMTPDTRDVMASLANAGVPVLQARLAVLPSAERLTGRKVVGFAGIGRPEKFFATLEELGCTLVARYGFADHHDYTPEEIMRIAETADAAGAVPVTTAKDYARLSPDARAMVETVGVTLEWRDQAEIDALLKRAVRS from the coding sequence ATGCGCGCCCCTGAATTCTGGACGCGGTCCGGCGGTCCGGGACTGTTCCTGGCGCCGCTGGGCTGCGCCTTCGCCGCCGTTTCGGGCCTTCGCCGCCGGTTGGCAACGCCCTGGCGGGCCCCGGTGCCGGTCATCTGCGTCGGTAATCTCGTGGCCGGCGGCGCGGGCAAGACGCCGGTCGCCCTGGGGCTGGGCCTGCTGCTGCGCGAACGGGGACGCGATATCCATTTCCTCAGCCGCGGCCATGGCGGCCGGCTGGCGGGTCCCGTCCGGGTCGATCCCGCGCGCCACACCGCCCGGGAGGTCGGCGACGAACCGCTGCTGCTGGCGGAACTCGCCCCGTGCTGGGTCGCGCGCGACCGCGTCGCCGGCGCGAAGGCCGCCATCGCCGCCGGCGCCGACGTGATCGTGATGGATGACGGCTTCCAGAACAATGCGCTCGCCAAATCGCTCAGCCTGCTGGTCATCGATGGCGGTTACGGCTTCGGCAATGGCCGGGTGATGCCGGCCGGCCCCCTGCGCGAACCCGTTGCCGGGGGGCTGGCCCGCGCCGACGCCGCCATCGTCATGACGCCGGACACGCGCGACGTCATGGCGTCGCTGGCAAACGCCGGTGTACCGGTGCTGCAGGCCCGGCTGGCCGTCCTGCCATCGGCGGAGCGGCTGACGGGCCGGAAGGTCGTGGGTTTCGCCGGAATCGGCCGGCCGGAGAAATTCTTCGCGACGCTGGAGGAACTCGGCTGCACCCTGGTTGCGCGGTACGGCTTTGCCGACCACCACGACTATACGCCGGAGGAAATCATGCGGATCGCCGAAACCGCCGACGCGGCGGGCGCTGTCCCCGTCACGACGGCGAAGGATTACGCGCGCCTGTCGCCGGACGCGCGCGCCATGGTCGAAACGGTCGGCGTTACCCTGGAATGGCGCGACCAGGCGGAAATCGACGCGCTGCTGAAGCGCGCCGTCAGGTCCTAA
- a CDS encoding 3-deoxy-D-manno-octulosonic acid transferase yields the protein MTGLALYRGLTGLGAPLIVHLLRRRLNAGKEDSARFPERRGIASRPRPYGPLVWMHAASVGEAQSALSLIARMLRVRTDLHILVTTGTVTSAGILADRLPPRSFHQYVPVDYLPWVRRFLDHWDPDMAVWIESEFWPNLISETASRDIPAILVNGRISRKSVANWQFLPGFIRGIIGNFRLCLAQSDDEADRFRRLGADPVRCVGNLKFSAAALPAEEPELRRLATRVDGRPRWIAASTHPGEEALAAEADRLLRQRYPNLLTIVAPRHPARGPGIAAELGKSGLRVARRAGGDDIEPATDIYVADTLGELGLLYRLADIAFIGGTMDAYGGHNPLEAAQLDCAVLHGPDMANFTTVAQQLARADAAQVVTDAASLAAAVQALLDNPLRRETVARAAADVALANAEVVDRVMEHLQPFIDALPAEEPDARP from the coding sequence GTGACCGGCCTGGCGCTGTATCGCGGCCTCACGGGGCTCGGCGCACCGCTGATCGTCCACCTGCTGCGCCGGCGCCTGAACGCCGGCAAGGAGGATTCGGCACGCTTTCCCGAACGCCGCGGCATTGCCTCGCGGCCGCGGCCCTATGGCCCGCTGGTCTGGATGCATGCCGCCAGCGTCGGCGAGGCGCAATCGGCCCTGTCGCTGATCGCCCGGATGCTGCGGGTCCGGACCGATCTCCATATTCTGGTGACCACGGGCACCGTAACCTCGGCCGGCATTCTGGCCGACCGGCTGCCGCCGCGAAGCTTTCACCAGTACGTCCCCGTCGACTACCTGCCCTGGGTTCGACGGTTCCTCGACCACTGGGACCCGGACATGGCCGTGTGGATCGAGTCGGAATTCTGGCCGAACCTGATATCCGAAACCGCGAGTAGGGACATTCCCGCGATCCTGGTCAATGGCCGGATCTCCCGGAAATCGGTCGCCAACTGGCAATTCCTGCCCGGTTTCATCCGCGGCATCATCGGCAATTTCCGGCTCTGTCTGGCGCAGAGCGACGACGAGGCCGACCGGTTTCGCCGCCTCGGCGCCGACCCGGTGCGATGCGTCGGCAACCTGAAATTCTCCGCCGCCGCCCTGCCGGCGGAGGAACCCGAACTGCGCCGCCTGGCGACCCGGGTGGACGGGCGGCCGCGATGGATCGCCGCCAGCACCCATCCCGGCGAGGAAGCCCTGGCCGCCGAGGCGGATCGCCTGTTGCGGCAACGGTATCCGAACCTGCTGACCATCGTCGCGCCGCGTCATCCCGCGCGGGGCCCGGGCATCGCGGCGGAGCTCGGCAAATCCGGGCTCCGCGTGGCGCGGCGGGCCGGCGGCGACGACATCGAGCCCGCGACCGATATCTATGTCGCGGACACGCTGGGCGAGTTGGGGTTGCTTTACCGACTGGCCGACATCGCCTTCATCGGCGGCACGATGGATGCGTATGGCGGCCACAATCCGCTGGAGGCGGCGCAGCTGGACTGCGCCGTGCTGCATGGTCCGGACATGGCGAATTTCACGACGGTCGCGCAGCAACTGGCCCGAGCCGACGCCGCGCAGGTCGTCACGGACGCGGCGTCGCTGGCGGCGGCGGTGCAGGCGCTGCTGGACAATCCGCTACGGCGCGAAACCGTCGCCCGGGCGGCGGCGGATGTCGCGCTGGCCAATGCCGAAGTCGTCGACCGCGTCATGGAACACCTTCAGCCCTTTATCGACGCGCTGCCCGCCGAGGAACCGGATGCGCGCCCCTGA
- a CDS encoding lysophospholipid acyltransferase family protein, whose amino-acid sequence MPRRLGWAHDAMRALRPVLGHPLAQSALCWIVACYIRLVWRTGRWTIVDGEGPLARNRERRPFIAAFWHGRLAMMPYALGGAAQDITVMISNHRDGRMIARAVKFFGIAVIAGSTSKGGASAFRSAVRALRDNAILSITPDGPRGPRMRASDGVAVLARFTGAPVYPVAFSTSRRRVLGSWDRFVLPLPFSRGVFVWGAPIEAGPQRDGETVETMRLRIEDALNAVTEKADRLTGQPVVAPDGVSPVAPAKR is encoded by the coding sequence ATGCCGCGACGGCTCGGGTGGGCGCATGACGCCATGCGGGCCTTGCGACCGGTTCTTGGCCATCCCCTCGCACAGTCCGCGCTGTGCTGGATCGTCGCGTGCTATATCAGGCTCGTGTGGCGCACCGGCCGCTGGACCATCGTCGACGGGGAAGGTCCGCTGGCGCGCAACCGGGAACGGCGCCCGTTCATCGCGGCGTTCTGGCACGGACGGCTGGCGATGATGCCGTATGCGCTGGGCGGCGCGGCGCAGGATATCACCGTCATGATTTCCAACCACCGGGACGGCCGCATGATCGCCCGCGCGGTCAAATTCTTCGGCATCGCGGTTATCGCGGGATCGACGTCGAAAGGCGGCGCCTCGGCATTCCGCAGCGCGGTTCGGGCGCTGCGCGACAATGCGATCCTCTCCATCACCCCGGACGGGCCGCGCGGACCGCGCATGCGGGCCAGCGACGGCGTGGCGGTGCTGGCGCGATTTACGGGGGCGCCGGTCTATCCCGTCGCCTTTTCAACCTCGCGCCGCAGGGTGCTGGGAAGCTGGGACCGCTTCGTGCTGCCGCTTCCGTTTTCGCGCGGCGTCTTCGTCTGGGGCGCGCCCATCGAAGCCGGTCCGCAGCGCGACGGGGAAACGGTCGAAACCATGCGACTGAGGATCGAGGACGCGCTGAACGCGGTAACGGAAAAAGCCGACAGGCTCACCGGGCAGCCGGTCGTTGCGCCCGACGGCGTTTCCCCGGTCGCCCCGGCGAAGCGGTGA
- a CDS encoding ABC transporter ATP-binding protein, whose product MAKRSRRKLELDESTRALVRRIWREYVRQHTGKILLAVLCMVVVAAATGGQARLIEPALDRVLVTGDAQLVWIIPLAFFAISVIKGCASYGQSVLMQTVGLRVVTTLQSQMFARIIHADMAFLHGDATGRLISRFTNDVNFLREAVVKTVTASVRDLLTVIVLVGVMFYTHWMMAALAFFVFPVSLWPIIYIGRRLRRVSADTQVELGSLTALLDDVFKGIRQVKAYGMEDHEQRRADSMFESIYRYILKAASVRSRSYPIMESLGGLAIAVVLCFGGYQVLSGETTVGKLIAFLTALVMAYQPVRSLAAMNASLQEGLAAAQRIFHMIDNKPRIFDSPDARPLAVDRGAVRFDDVHFSYGDDIPALRGVSIDAPAGSMVALVGPSGAGKSTVLNLLLRFYDITAGSIAIDGQDIRTVTIESLRRSTALVSQETGLFDATVRENIAYGDPDAGEDAVIAAAKAAAAHEFIMELPAGYDTMIGERGLRLSGGQRQRLSIARAMLRDAPILLLDEATSSLDTQSERQVQAALKRLMTNRTTLVIAHRLSTVIDADIIYVLDRGGVAEQGTHQELLALNGLYATLSRMQFAPEPAEVTDPDAATARVGA is encoded by the coding sequence TTGGCGAAGCGCTCCCGGCGGAAACTTGAACTGGATGAATCGACCCGGGCGCTGGTGCGCCGGATCTGGCGCGAATACGTGCGTCAGCATACCGGCAAGATCCTGCTCGCGGTCCTCTGCATGGTCGTTGTGGCGGCCGCGACCGGCGGACAGGCGCGGCTGATCGAACCGGCGCTCGACCGCGTTCTCGTCACCGGCGATGCGCAACTGGTGTGGATCATCCCGCTGGCGTTCTTTGCGATTTCGGTTATCAAGGGATGCGCCAGCTACGGCCAGTCCGTCCTGATGCAGACCGTCGGCCTGCGCGTGGTCACCACGTTGCAAAGCCAGATGTTCGCCAGAATTATCCACGCCGACATGGCGTTTCTGCATGGCGACGCGACGGGCCGGCTGATTTCCCGATTCACCAACGATGTGAACTTCCTGCGCGAAGCCGTGGTCAAGACGGTGACCGCATCGGTGCGCGACCTGCTGACCGTGATCGTGCTGGTCGGCGTGATGTTCTACACGCACTGGATGATGGCGGCGCTGGCGTTCTTCGTCTTTCCGGTCAGCCTGTGGCCCATCATTTATATCGGCCGGCGGCTGCGCCGCGTTTCGGCCGATACCCAGGTCGAACTGGGATCGCTGACGGCGCTGCTGGACGACGTCTTCAAGGGCATTCGCCAGGTCAAGGCCTATGGCATGGAAGACCACGAGCAGCGCCGGGCGGATTCGATGTTCGAGTCGATCTACCGGTATATTCTCAAGGCGGCCAGCGTGCGCTCCCGTTCCTATCCGATCATGGAAAGCCTGGGCGGCCTGGCCATCGCTGTCGTCCTCTGCTTCGGCGGGTATCAGGTCCTGAGCGGCGAAACGACGGTCGGCAAGCTGATCGCGTTCCTGACCGCGCTGGTCATGGCCTATCAGCCGGTGCGCAGCCTCGCGGCCATGAATGCGAGCCTCCAGGAAGGACTCGCCGCAGCCCAGCGGATTTTCCATATGATCGACAACAAGCCGCGGATTTTCGACAGCCCGGACGCCCGGCCGCTGGCGGTGGACAGGGGCGCCGTGCGGTTCGACGACGTTCATTTCTCCTATGGCGACGACATTCCGGCATTGCGGGGCGTCTCCATCGATGCCCCGGCGGGATCGATGGTCGCGCTTGTCGGTCCGTCCGGGGCGGGCAAATCCACGGTGCTGAACCTGCTGCTGCGGTTTTACGACATCACCGCCGGCAGTATCGCCATCGACGGCCAGGATATCCGCACTGTGACGATTGAATCCCTGCGACGGTCGACTGCCCTGGTCAGCCAGGAAACCGGCCTGTTCGACGCCACGGTCCGCGAAAACATCGCCTATGGCGATCCGGATGCCGGCGAGGACGCCGTTATCGCGGCGGCAAAGGCCGCCGCGGCGCACGAATTCATCATGGAACTGCCCGCTGGCTATGACACGATGATCGGCGAACGCGGGCTGCGCCTGTCCGGCGGTCAGCGGCAGCGCCTGTCGATTGCCCGGGCCATGCTGCGCGATGCGCCGATCCTGCTGCTCGACGAGGCAACCTCGTCGCTCGACACCCAGTCGGAGCGACAGGTCCAGGCCGCGCTGAAGCGGCTGATGACAAATCGAACGACCCTTGTCATCGCCCACCGCCTTTCCACCGTGATCGATGCCGATATCATCTATGTCCTGGACAGGGGCGGCGTCGCGGAACAGGGCACCCATCAGGAACTTCTCGCCCTGAACGGCCTGTATGCGACGTTGAGCCGCATGCAGTTCGCGCCGGAACCGGCGGAAGTCACGGACCCCGATGCCGCGACGGCTCGGGTGGGCGCATGA
- a CDS encoding DUF4743 domain-containing protein has translation MSYLDHINACNNADLSQFLPFVTGAQRIGWLDRSFAARLSAWPDVFVTNPEQIGLSPAFGDFASRSAAMDGVLRELSAAGEVTGWRDEAYPVMRNWRDAPLLQMERAACPRFGVRAWGVHMNGYVRRNGALFLWVATRAKDKPTFPGMLDNMVAGGQPIGIGTRDNIIKECAEEAGIPRELAASVRPVGALSYCHQAGDTLKPDQIFCYDLELPGDFTPVNQDGEVDRFELWPIEDVAARIRDSTDFKFNCNLVIMDFMIRHGVLTPENEPDYMAIAHGLHRSAD, from the coding sequence ATGAGCTACCTGGACCATATAAATGCGTGCAACAACGCCGACCTGTCGCAGTTCCTGCCCTTCGTGACCGGCGCGCAGCGAATCGGCTGGCTCGACCGGTCGTTCGCGGCGCGACTGTCGGCCTGGCCGGACGTGTTCGTGACGAATCCGGAACAGATTGGCCTGTCGCCCGCGTTTGGCGATTTCGCATCGCGCAGCGCGGCTATGGACGGGGTTCTGCGCGAACTGTCGGCGGCGGGCGAGGTGACCGGCTGGCGCGACGAAGCCTATCCGGTCATGCGGAACTGGCGCGATGCGCCCCTGTTGCAGATGGAGCGCGCGGCCTGCCCCCGGTTTGGCGTGCGGGCCTGGGGCGTACACATGAACGGCTATGTCCGGCGCAACGGCGCGCTTTTCCTCTGGGTGGCGACCCGCGCGAAGGACAAGCCGACCTTTCCCGGCATGCTGGACAATATGGTCGCCGGCGGCCAGCCCATCGGTATCGGCACGCGCGACAATATCATCAAGGAATGCGCCGAAGAGGCAGGAATACCGCGGGAACTGGCGGCTTCGGTGCGGCCGGTGGGGGCCCTGTCCTATTGCCACCAGGCGGGCGATACGCTGAAACCTGACCAGATATTCTGCTACGACCTTGAACTGCCCGGCGATTTCACACCCGTGAACCAGGACGGGGAGGTCGACCGGTTCGAATTGTGGCCGATTGAGGATGTCGCGGCGCGGATCCGGGATTCCACCGATTTCAAGTTCAACTGCAACCTTGTTATCATGGATTTCATGATACGCCATGGCGTGCTGACGCCGGAAAACGAACCGGATTACATGGCCATCGCCCATGGTCTCCACCGTTCGGCGGACTGA
- a CDS encoding ABC transporter ATP-binding protein has translation MTESEVSQKNRPGDQKPRGAVRAYGGFSVEDERGFANDTATLMRILRLSFRYKWRLSAAIAATLVAAAFQLMIPQYLGAAVDSALGLLGEGVATPEEAEAALWRTAAILLGVSVMRGVFTLIHNYNGEALGHLVAYDLRREFYGKLQQLSFSFHDRVHTGELITRGMLDLEGVRMFMNTAVLRVFLLSVLIGAGTYLLLSIDVSLGLLSLSFVPFVAWHSSVTRLRLRGLWLSLQDRMANLGRVMDENLTGIRVVRAFGAEPHEMRKYDEASGEAMALADERIRVRVSSVAVMTFSYFVSMGLVLWVGGLRVIDGSMTVGTLTVFLTFITILQLPVRQLGMVVNSIARASTCGARLFAVLDLEPAIRDAADAKPLDLSDGAVEFQDVSFAYQGEGAPPVLNGVSFRVERGKTLGIVGPPGSGKSTVAHLLPRYYDVTGGRILIGGQDIRTVTLSSLRDAVKVVQQDPFLFTSSLENNVAYGDPWVDDESIERAASLAQIDGFVNQLPDGYRTLVGERGVSLSGGQKQRLAIARAAILDASVMVFDDATAAIDAGTERRIRQALKAHTDKCATIIISHRLGGLRHADEIVFLEAGRIVERGTHESLVASGGRYAALFALQSRTSDDQALEGVVAE, from the coding sequence ATGACAGAGAGCGAAGTATCGCAAAAAAACCGGCCAGGTGATCAGAAACCGCGCGGCGCGGTGCGGGCGTATGGCGGGTTCTCGGTCGAGGACGAGCGCGGGTTCGCCAACGATACCGCGACCCTGATGCGAATCCTGCGGCTCAGCTTCCGCTACAAATGGCGCCTGTCCGCCGCCATCGCGGCAACCCTCGTCGCCGCGGCCTTCCAGCTGATGATTCCGCAGTATCTGGGGGCGGCGGTCGACAGCGCCCTTGGCCTGCTGGGCGAGGGCGTGGCCACGCCGGAGGAAGCGGAGGCCGCGCTGTGGCGCACGGCGGCAATCCTGCTGGGCGTCTCGGTTATGCGCGGCGTCTTCACGCTGATCCATAACTATAACGGCGAGGCGCTGGGCCATCTGGTCGCCTATGACCTGCGGCGGGAATTCTACGGCAAGCTGCAGCAGCTCAGTTTTTCGTTCCATGACCGGGTCCATACGGGCGAGCTGATCACGCGCGGCATGCTGGACCTCGAAGGGGTCCGGATGTTCATGAATACGGCGGTGCTGCGCGTTTTCCTGCTCAGCGTCCTGATCGGCGCCGGGACCTATCTGCTGTTGTCCATCGATGTTTCGCTGGGTCTGCTGAGCCTGAGTTTCGTGCCCTTCGTGGCCTGGCATTCGTCGGTAACGCGGCTCAGGCTGCGGGGGTTATGGCTGTCGCTGCAGGACCGGATGGCCAATCTCGGCCGGGTCATGGACGAAAACCTGACCGGGATTCGCGTCGTGCGGGCCTTCGGCGCCGAACCCCATGAGATGCGCAAATACGACGAAGCCTCCGGCGAGGCGATGGCGCTGGCGGATGAGCGGATCAGGGTCCGTGTGTCGTCGGTCGCGGTCATGACCTTCTCGTATTTCGTGTCCATGGGGCTGGTGCTGTGGGTCGGCGGGTTGCGGGTCATCGACGGCAGCATGACGGTCGGCACGCTGACCGTCTTCCTGACCTTCATCACGATTCTGCAACTGCCGGTGCGCCAGCTGGGCATGGTGGTGAACTCCATTGCCCGCGCCTCCACCTGCGGCGCGCGGCTGTTCGCCGTGCTCGACCTGGAGCCGGCGATCCGGGATGCCGCGGATGCAAAACCGCTGGACCTGTCGGACGGGGCCGTTGAATTCCAGGACGTTTCCTTCGCCTACCAGGGCGAGGGCGCGCCGCCGGTGCTGAACGGCGTGAGCTTTCGGGTCGAACGGGGCAAAACCCTCGGCATCGTCGGGCCGCCGGGCAGCGGAAAATCGACCGTCGCACATCTGCTGCCGCGCTACTATGACGTAACGGGCGGCCGAATCCTGATCGGCGGCCAGGATATCAGGACCGTGACCCTGTCCTCGCTGCGCGATGCGGTGAAGGTTGTCCAGCAGGACCCGTTCCTGTTTACCTCGTCGCTGGAAAACAACGTCGCCTATGGCGACCCCTGGGTCGACGACGAATCGATTGAGCGGGCCGCGTCGCTGGCGCAGATCGACGGGTTCGTGAACCAGTTGCCGGATGGTTACCGCACGCTGGTGGGGGAACGCGGGGTGTCGCTGTCGGGCGGACAGAAGCAGCGGCTGGCCATCGCCCGCGCCGCCATCCTCGACGCATCCGTCATGGTGTTCGACGATGCGACGGCGGCCATCGATGCGGGGACAGAGCGCCGGATCCGGCAGGCGCTCAAGGCCCATACGGACAAATGCGCGACCATCATCATTTCGCACCGGCTCGGCGGATTGCGCCATGCCGATGAAATCGTCTTCCTGGAAGCCGGGCGCATCGTGGAGCGCGGCACGCATGAGTCGCTGGTGGCGTCGGGCGGGCGCTATGCGGCGCTGTTCGCCCTGCAAAGCCGGACCAGCGACGACCAGGCCCTCGAAGGAGTAGTAGCGGAGTGA